A segment of the Micromonospora sediminicola genome:
ATCCGCAGCCCGGTGGTGCCGCGCCAGTCCTGCGGCACGGACAGGTTGCGGATGACGCCCGCGTACCCGCTGGCGCCGGGCGTCCAGTCCAGCCGCATGCTGTGCCCGCTGCCCTCCCCGGCCGGGGCCAGCGTCGCGGTGATCGGGTCGCCGCCGGTGTTGCGCGGGTAGTCGGCGGCCAGCGCGGCGTCCGACGGGTAGGTGTCGAAGTCGTCGACGACCACACCGGGCAGGTCGGCGCGGGTGGTGAACGCCGCGGTCGCGGTGGTCGAGCCGTACCCGTTGGTGGCGGTGATCCGCACGTGCAGCGTGGTCCCGGCGGGCCACGCCGTGGTCGGCGTGAATCCGGGGGTACGCAGGCCCGACACCGCCACCAGCGGCGCGCTCAGGTCGGCGTGCGCGGAGACGGTGAGCGAGTAGTACGCGGCACCCGGCGCGGCGGACCAGTCCAGCGCCGCCAGCCGGCTCACCCCGGTCGCGTCCGGCGCCGGCGCGGTCAGCGCGAAAGCGCCCGGCGCGGTGCTGGCCGTCGAGTCGGAGCGGGCGGTCAGCGCCACCGAGGCGACCGCGAAGCGGGCGTCCCGCCCCCACACCACGCGCATCCCGTCCACCCCGCGCAGGCCGGCGACGGAGAGCGCGTACCGGCCGGGGCCGACCCGGTCGATCCGGGGCCGCACCGTACGCCAACCGCTCGTGCCGTCGGCGGACACCTGGAGCACGGCGCGGGGACGCCCGGACGAGGCGACCGTGACCGTGGCCGCGGTCAGGTCCGCGCGCCGGTACCGCAGCTCGCCCGAGCGCCCCCGCCCGGGCGCGACCAGCACGCCGTCGCCGGCCGGCGTGCGGCGCAACGAGTCGCTGTGCCCGGCGCTGACGAACCAGTCCTCCAGCGGGTCGTACACCTGGTCCTGGCTTCCGGTGGTGCCGACCGTCCGGGAAACGGCCAGGGCGGCGCCGGTGGCGTCGACCGCCACCACCCGGTAGGAGACCGGGCCGGTCGGGGTGGTCAGGTCGAACCACGGGGCGTCGTCGGCGCCCACCGGCTCGGTGCCGCTGACCGTGGCCCAGGCCCCGCCCGGACCGCGCCGCTGCACGAGGTAGCCGGTGGCGCCCGCGGTTCCCCGCCAGCGCAGCGTGTTGATGCCGTAGTCGGCGTCGACGGCGGTCAGCAGCGGTCGGTCCCCGGTCACGGCCGGCGCGGGACGGCCCGACATCCGACCGGCGAAGCGGGTCAGGGCGGTGACCGCCGTCCGCATGGCCGGGGTGTCGCCCGGATAGTGCACCGTGAAGCCGTCGCCGTGCGGCACGAAACCGTGGTGGTCGTGGTGGCCGAAGAGCGACCAGAACAGCGCGCCGGTCACGTCCGGGTTGGCCGCCACCTGGTTCAGCAGCTCGTCGGTGGCCTGTCCGGAGCCGAACTCCCCGGCGACGTAGACCTTGCCGGCGGCGGTGGCCGCGGCGGCGTCCGCCGCGATGCCCGCCGCGGTCGGCGGATAGTAGTGCGAGTCGCTGATGTCGACGTGCGGCGAGGCCAGGACGGCGGGGTCGACGCCGTGCTGGCTGCCGGCCGCGACCAGTTGACGCGGGGCGAGCGTCCTGACGTGTCCGGCGAGGTCGTCGACCCAGTCGGCGGTCATCCCGTTGAGTTCGTTGCCCAACTCCCACGCCATGATCGTCGGATCGTCGGTGTACGCCGTGCCGGTGTAGCGGTTCACGTGGGTGAGCAGCGTCCGGACGTACTCCTTGAACGCGGCGCGCGCCGCCGGGTCGGTGTAGAACGCCGCGCCGTCGTCGTCGGTGCTCAGGCCGAGCCAGCGCAGGAAGTCGTACCGGCCGCCGTGGTAGTACTGCCAGTTGTCGGTGAGCGGGACGATCAGCCGCAGGCCCTGCCGGCGTGCCTCGGCGATCGCGTAGTCGATCCGGTCGAACGCCTCCGGGTTGAACTCGCCGAGCGAAGGTTCGAGCGACCGTGGGTGTCCGGTGGAGACGCCGAGGGTGTGGGCGCGGACCACGGTGGCGCCCATCCGCCGGGCCGTGGTGAGCCCGTCGCGGATCCGGAAGTAGGTGGGGTGGTCGACGGCCGGCGGGTCGGCCGGGTCGGTGCCGCCGACGTTCTCGTCCAGGCCCAGCCAGTACATGTTGGGTCCGGCGAACCGGAAGGGCCGCCCGGCGAGGGTCAGCCGGGTGCCGTCGCGGACCACGAACGTGTGGTCGGCGCGTCGGGCCGATTCGTCGGGTGCCTGCTGCCGGGCGCCGGCCCCTGCCGGTGGGGCGGGCAGGGCGGTCGTCGCCAGCGCGGCGAGGACCGCGACGACGACGGTCCGGCGGATGCGCAGTGTCATCGGAAACCTCCGCAGCTGTGCCGCCGGGGCCGGCGGCGACCGAGCGGCGACGGCGTCCGTCGATGTCCGGCCGTCGCCACCGCCCACTGAACCGGTTAAGGTATCGAGCGTCAAGCGCTGGAAACACCGCGTTATTCGAACGTTATCGATGACGTCACGAGCCTGGGCCCGTCCGAGCGCACGCCTGAATCGGTTAACGGGCGGCACCGGCCGTCAGGGTCCGAGCATGAGCGGGCCCGCTCACAACCGCTCCGGGGTGCGGATGCCGAGCAGGTGCAGGCCCTGGTGCAGGACCCGCGCCGTCAGGTCGCACAGCACCAGCCGGCTCTCCCGCACCGGCCCCTCCGCCCGCAGCACCGGGCACCGCTCGTAGAACGCGCTGAACGCGGCGGCGAGCCGGTGCAGGTATGCGGCCAGGTGGTG
Coding sequences within it:
- a CDS encoding cellulase family glycosylhydrolase — encoded protein: MTLRIRRTVVVAVLAALATTALPAPPAGAGARQQAPDESARRADHTFVVRDGTRLTLAGRPFRFAGPNMYWLGLDENVGGTDPADPPAVDHPTYFRIRDGLTTARRMGATVVRAHTLGVSTGHPRSLEPSLGEFNPEAFDRIDYAIAEARRQGLRLIVPLTDNWQYYHGGRYDFLRWLGLSTDDDGAAFYTDPAARAAFKEYVRTLLTHVNRYTGTAYTDDPTIMAWELGNELNGMTADWVDDLAGHVRTLAPRQLVAAGSQHGVDPAVLASPHVDISDSHYYPPTAAGIAADAAAATAAGKVYVAGEFGSGQATDELLNQVAANPDVTGALFWSLFGHHDHHGFVPHGDGFTVHYPGDTPAMRTAVTALTRFAGRMSGRPAPAVTGDRPLLTAVDADYGINTLRWRGTAGATGYLVQRRGPGGAWATVSGTEPVGADDAPWFDLTTPTGPVSYRVVAVDATGAALAVSRTVGTTGSQDQVYDPLEDWFVSAGHSDSLRRTPAGDGVLVAPGRGRSGELRYRRADLTAATVTVASSGRPRAVLQVSADGTSGWRTVRPRIDRVGPGRYALSVAGLRGVDGMRVVWGRDARFAVASVALTARSDSTASTAPGAFALTAPAPDATGVSRLAALDWSAAPGAAYYSLTVSAHADLSAPLVAVSGLRTPGFTPTTAWPAGTTLHVRITATNGYGSTTATAAFTTRADLPGVVVDDFDTYPSDAALAADYPRNTGGDPITATLAPAGEGSGHSMRLDWTPGASGYAGVIRNLSVPQDWRGTTGLRMWVEPGADGQQLTVQFVASGFYWEKTLTFAGTEARVVQVPFGDFAPPPWATPGPLDLGSVTQMSLYPGGTTGASSLRIDSVAAYAS